One window of the Yamadazyma tenuis chromosome 6, complete sequence genome contains the following:
- a CDS encoding uncharacterized protein (COG:E; EggNog:ENOG503NUN0), producing MATEKPESLKSLESSSSVTSGRKKFDPVTGVKRGLKTRHISMMALAGIIGPGAFLGLSRALNNGGPVGLLVGFSIVGILVVVMMFSIGELNSMFDFNFNSHAARWVDPAFGAALGWNYAFLWVCTLISEYVAVTSTLQFYSEKVPIYGYYLILWFCFSLYQMLGVDVFGEVEYILALVKIVFISGFYLFAIISAAGGIKGHSPGNPFRDYPLAHGFKGIAKSFVYAAQFYVGVESLSVTFTESRNVRKAVKRAVSQSIFRIFYIYFGLSIAYGITVPWNDPALSDGSAILNSVMTIALVKAGWKNAGYYVTTVILVTCVSSINSAVYFCARCIMRLSVEGYAPKVLAKVNKNGVPWVACNLVHLFGFISLLSMDSTSSVAYGYIVGLSGVSAFIVWTGIIFTHFKFRKGWLQQGNSASDLPFKAPFYPYSNYLGIFVGIFLCLVQGWTVFVPFQAGQFVDLYIMLPLFPIFYLIFKFWKKTKWIRSEDMDFETNRIDHEVEVGEKNEDATETVVEVPSKKQKISKLIWNYF from the coding sequence ATGGCAACCGAGAAACCTGAATCCTTGAAATCCTTGGAGTCTCTGTCGAGTGTCACGTCGGGAAGGAAGAAGTTTGACCCGGTGACGGGTGTCAAACGAGGCCTCAAAACTCGCCATATTTCTATGATGGCATTGGCAGGAATAATTGGCCCTGGGGCTTTTTTAGGTCTTCTGAGAGCATTAAATAATGGAGGACCCGTTGGTCTTTTGGTGGGGTTTTCCATCGTCGggatcttggtggtggtgatgatgttttcTATTGGAGAACTCAATTCCAtgtttgacttcaacttcaactcccATGCTGCAAGATGGGTGGATCCCGCTTTTGGTGCCGCTTTGGGTTGGAACTATGCATTTTTGTGGGTGTGTACTCTCATTTCAGAGTATGTGGCAGTGACTTCAACCCTTCAATTTTATAGTGAAAAAGTCCCAATTTACGGGTATtacttgattttgtggTTCTGCTTTTCCCTATACCAAATGTTGGGAGTCGACGTTTTTGGTGAGGTGGAATATATCTTAGCCCTTGTGAAAATTGTCTTCATATCTGGGTTCTACTTATTTGCCATAATATCTGCTGCTGGTGGAATTAAAGGTCATAGTCCCGGAAACCCATTTCGTGACTATCCTTTGGCTCATGGCTTCAAAGGAATTGCTAAGTCTTTTGTTTATGCTGCCCAATTTTACGTGGGGGTTGAGAGTCTTTCGGTGACGTTCACCGAGCTGAGAAATGTCAGAAAGGCCGTGAAAAGAGCGGTTCTGCAGTCGATTTTTAGGATCTTTTACATCTATTTTGGTCTTTCAATCGCCTATGGGATCACTGTTCCTTGGAACGACCCTGCGTTATCTGATGGAAGTGCTATCCTCAATTCGGTCATGACTATTGCTCTTGTGAAGGCTGGCTGGAAGAATGCCGGTTATTATGTTACCACCGTCATCCTTGTCACTTGCGTGTCGTCCATTAATAGTGCAGTCTACTTTTGTGCTCGGTGTATAATGAGACTTTCTGTTGAGGGTTATGCTCCTAAAGTGTTGGCCAAGGTTAATAAGAATGGGGTTCCCTGGGTTGCTTGTAATCTTGTCCATCTTTTTGGATTTATTTCCTTGTTGTCTATGGACAGTACGTCTTCAGTTGCATACGGTTATATTGTTGGGTTGTCTGGAGTAAGTGCCTTCATAGTATGGACAGGGATAATCTTCACCCATTTCAAATTCAGAAAGGGCTGGCTCCAACAAGGAAATAGTGCCTCCGATTTACCGTTTAAGGCCCCTTTCTATCCATATTCGAACTATTTGGGGATATTTGTTGGAATCTTTTTATGTTTGGTTCAGGGATGGACGGTGTTTGTTCCTTTCCAAGCAGGCCAATTTGTGGACTTATATATAATGTTGCCATTATTTCCCATTTTTTACTTGAtattcaagttttggaagaaaaccaagtGGATACGGTCTGAAGATATGGACTTTGAGACCAACAGAATTGACCATGAAGTAGAGGTTGGAGAGAAGAATGAAGACGCAACAGAAACGGTGGTAGAAGTTCCTTCCAAAAAACAGAAGATTCTGAAGCTTATTTGGAATTACTTTTAG